A segment of the Bacillus thuringiensis genome:
TTAACCTGTTTTATGTCCATATTGACATTATGTAAATATTGAAGAGCTTGATTAGACCATACAGAGGCCCAGCATTCCTTTATACTCTTCACTAAACCTTCAAAACTTCCAACGTTTAGAAATGTTTCATATTGTCCGGCAAAAGATGAATCATGTAGATCTTCTGCAGCTGCAGAAGATCTTACCGAAACTTTTGCTACTTCTGTTGAAGAAAGCAAGTTATCGTATGCATTTTTTACCTCCATTTCTAAGTCACTTGGAATTTTGTTAACTTGAAACAATTCTTTAATACTATGACTAGGATTTTCCATCGTTTTTAAATAGTAATTAATTTGATTAGCTAGATTATTGATTTCAATAAATTCCCAAAAGGATTGGGAAGATATAATAAAACCATTTGGTACTTTTATTCCAGCCTTCATTAATTTCGATAGATTTCTTGCCTTTCCACCTACCAGTGATCGATTTTTACTATATCCTTCTCTTAAAGGAATAATCATATAGAACTCTCCCTTCAAAGTTAGGATGGGAACTTCATGCTTATTTCCCATCCTTTCCATCTAATAAAATCTTTTATTTCC
Coding sequences within it:
- a CDS encoding PEP/pyruvate-binding domain-containing protein; this translates as MIIPLREGYSKNRSLVGGKARNLSKLMKAGIKVPNGFIISSQSFWEFIEINNLANQINYYLKTMENPSHSIKELFQVNKIPSDLEMEVKNAYDNLLSSTEVAKVSVRSSAAAEDLHDSSFAGQYETFLNVGSFEGLVKSIKECWASVWSNQALQYLHNVNMDIKQVKIGVLVQSMVQADTSGVVFSVNPVTSLYDEIIINASYGLGEAIVSGLITPDMFIVSKQENTILYKDLGLKEFKIVGTVDGTKEIPTTEQEKALFSLHDNQVEQITEVTKKIENYYQYPVDVEFAINENEMYVLQVRPITTVKERVNFDK